The genomic window ACGGTATCAACTCAACAGCCGACTACTTGGAAGGGAATGTTCGGATCGTGAAGAATTGCCGTGCAGAACTCTTCAAGCATCTTTTTCAATGCGTCGTATCCGTTCGGTTTAGCGAGAAAGGAGGAAGCGCCGGCTTTCTTTGTTAATTCGATGTCTTGTTGCTCCTTCGATGTCGTCAAAATCAAGATTGGAATCGTGCTTAGTTTTTGGTCTGCCTTGATGATTCGCAGTGCGCTGCGGCCATCGATTCGCGGCATATTCAAATCGAGAAGGATCAAATCAGGTCGGGGATATCTTACGGGGTCTGCGAAATTCCCCTTGTGGTAGAGGTAATCGAGGAGGTCCCGCCCATCATCCACAAACCGCAAATCATAGCGGTTGCCCATTTCTTGAAACGCTGCTTCCAGAAGAAAGCAATCGTCCTCGTCATCATCGGCCACAAGGACAAGAAAACGAGCTCGCTTTTTATCCATCAGGCCCTTTTCTGCTGCTTCAAAGGAAGGGTCACTTTGAAAGTGGAGCCTCGCCCGGGTTCGCTCTCGACGGTGATTTCGCCATTATGCCTGGCCACAATTTTCCTGCAAATGGTAAGACCCATTCCGGTGCCGCTATATGGCGAATCCTTGCCGTGAAGCCTCTGGAAAGGCTTGAAGATTTGATCGGAGTAGCACGGATCGAACCCTATGCCGTTGTCCTGTACGCTTATCCGGCATTGGTGATCGATCACACTCCCGGAAATTTTTATAACAGGGGGTTCCGATTCCTTTCGGTACTTTATTGAATTCGAGATCAGGTTTTGAAAAAGCTGATGTAGCAACGACTCATCGGCATCGACTGTCGGCAGGTCACCAATCTCCACCTTCGCATTGGTCTTGGAAATCCAATATTCCAAGGCACTCGCGGCCCCCCTGGCAACCTCTGAAAGGGACACGGGCTTATGAATCAACTGGCTTGTGCCGCTTCTGGAGTATGTGCGCAGGGCATGTAGAAGCTCAGCCATACGGTTTGCGCCCTTTATGATTCGCTCCAAGAGGTTTTTGCCTTCGGCGTCGAGGGAATCCTTCTTTCTTCTAACAAGCATTTCTCCGAAAGTCTGGATCTTTCTCAAGGGTTCTTGAAGATCATGGGAAGCGATAAAAGCGAATTCCTGCAGTTCCTGATTCAACTGTTCGAGCTTGGCCACTGTCGCTTTGAGTTCCCTTTCGGCTTCCCTGAACTCCGTAATGTCGAAGTCCATTTCAAGGATCATGGGAGAGCCGTCCACGTCGATGAACGGAAAGTCGTGAGCATCGATTATGGTGCCGTCGGGGACGGTCACTTCCCAGTGGTGAGACCGGCCCGTTTCCGCCACTCTGTACGATTCGCAAAAATTGCAGGGTTCGTTAAGCCCGAAACGGTATTCGTAGCAGTGCCGTCCCTGCGATTCGCCAAACTTCTCGCGAAAGCTGCGGTTTGAAAAAGCGACATGGTGGTCAGGCGTCAATAGGCAGATCATTACCGGCAATGTCTCAAGCACGTCAAAGAGCCGCTGCCTCTCGGTTTTTAGTGCTTCCTCGGCCTGCTTGCGCTCGGTGACGTCAATTCCCATCTCAAGGATCAATTGGGAACCCTTGGCGTCGATGAATGGGAAGTCGAAGACGGAATAGCTGCGGCCGTCGGGGCCTTCCCACTCCCAACGGTGGGGAGTGGAAGTCTTCAGAACCGCATATGTATCACAAATTTCACAAGGTTCGCTGCGCCCGAACAGATGTTCAAAGCAGCGAAGGCCCTTGGATGCGCCAAAACGATCACGAAAGACTTTATTAGCGAAAGGAACATGATATTCGGGTGTCAGAAGACAAACATAGACCGGGAGTGTCTCCAGGACATCGAAAAACAGCTGCCGTTCCGCCGCCAGTTCCTCCGTTCGCTCGCGGACTCTGATTTCGAGCTCATCCCTCGATTTGCGAAGCTCCTCTTCCATCAGCTTTCGTTCGGTGATGTCCATGAAGGCGGCGATCGCGCCGCTCGGGCTGCCTTCCGAGTCGATGAGGGGGATGACGTTGCCCAGGAGCGAATATCGTGGACCATCCTTCAAAACAAACTCGAGGGAATAGTCTCTGAACTCCCGACCTGTGGACGCAACAACCTGGATCGGCAGCTCTTCGGGAGCGAGCTCCCTGCCATCCTTGTAGATGCTGTAGTGGGCAAGATGCTCTCGCTCCGGCCCGGTTTTGGACATATTGGCGGTCTCGTCCACTCGTGACAACTCACGTGCCGCCCGGTTCCCCGATATGCTCCGGCACTCCCTGTCATGAGCAGTCCAGATCATGGCGGGGGCTGCATCCAAGAT from Syntrophobacter fumaroxidans MPOB includes these protein-coding regions:
- a CDS encoding response regulator, which encodes MDKKRARFLVLVADDDEDDCFLLEAAFQEMGNRYDLRFVDDGRDLLDYLYHKGNFADPVRYPRPDLILLDLNMPRIDGRSALRIIKADQKLSTIPILILTTSKEQQDIELTKKAGASSFLAKPNGYDALKKMLEEFCTAILHDPNIPFQVVGC
- a CDS encoding PAS domain S-box protein — translated: MMWYRTERPIWLRLGVGVLLPVIAAVIRWHFLETLGFRATFTTFYPAVAVAALYGRFGAGFIATAVSALLADYFWIEPVGQFAIAPFADRLSVAVFLANGTLISCLAEAAYRAQARAFKTEQQSRLSAEREKAAVELQQSERKYRELVQNANSAIVRWNSGGTIAFFNEYAQTFFGYREDEILGKHVSVLLPETESAGTDSTALALDVVRYPERYVSIINENIRRDGSRVWMAWTHKAIFDESGAVSEILAVGTDITARRQAEEKLKHASEFATAILDTVDGLIIVLDRNGRIVRFNAACERLTGWRVDEVIGRCFWEFLVPEEQRRGVLQVFQGLTTGKFPSRHENEWILRDGSRRWITWANSCLLDAKGDIVHVIGTGIDITERQRAEQALRESERLARDQEAQIMAILDAAPAMIWTAHDRECRSISGNRAARELSRVDETANMSKTGPEREHLAHYSIYKDGRELAPEELPIQVVASTGREFRDYSLEFVLKDGPRYSLLGNVIPLIDSEGSPSGAIAAFMDITERKLMEEELRKSRDELEIRVRERTEELAAERQLFFDVLETLPVYVCLLTPEYHVPFANKVFRDRFGASKGLRCFEHLFGRSEPCEICDTYAVLKTSTPHRWEWEGPDGRSYSVFDFPFIDAKGSQLILEMGIDVTERKQAEEALKTERQRLFDVLETLPVMICLLTPDHHVAFSNRSFREKFGESQGRHCYEYRFGLNEPCNFCESYRVAETGRSHHWEVTVPDGTIIDAHDFPFIDVDGSPMILEMDFDITEFREAERELKATVAKLEQLNQELQEFAFIASHDLQEPLRKIQTFGEMLVRRKKDSLDAEGKNLLERIIKGANRMAELLHALRTYSRSGTSQLIHKPVSLSEVARGAASALEYWISKTNAKVEIGDLPTVDADESLLHQLFQNLISNSIKYRKESEPPVIKISGSVIDHQCRISVQDNGIGFDPCYSDQIFKPFQRLHGKDSPYSGTGMGLTICRKIVARHNGEITVESEPGRGSTFKVTLPLKQQKRA